One region of Armigeres subalbatus isolate Guangzhou_Male chromosome 3, GZ_Asu_2, whole genome shotgun sequence genomic DNA includes:
- the LOC134221553 gene encoding uncharacterized protein LOC134221553, translated as MTRKRRAKAETNYAAINWQPQTYDADESDLEESTEIPCPLLSTHPNYPLEELELDLEETLHTIREQRTSGIMMPADVVKIKRIINLFMRDMDIVTSDANSRYLPPSATCEFREPESEPEENHELIIPSSDSDENNMSFSESEFNSEDQLQVDKGTTRSPMSRFSSGYFSPDFTSKSMLPSFDYPRDLPGSAFHSSNSQSSNPESLRKQTRTFKIRRKKANNNLQAEPTAKELCTKITSILEPTFSLKNPRSGRTPGTHQKVFSFNKKKN; from the coding sequence ATGACACGCAAGCGACGAGCAAAGGCTGAAACCAATTATGCAGCAATAAATTGGCAGCCGCAGACATATGATGCGGACGAATCGGACTTGGAAGAATCTACTGAGATTCCCTGTCCATTACTATCGACGCATCCTAACTACCCGCTAGAGGAGTTAGAGCTGGACCTCGAAGAGACTCTGCATACCATTCGGGAGCAGAGGACTTCGGGGATAATGATGCCAGCGGATGTcgtaaaaattaaaagaataattaatttatttatgcgTGACATGGACATCGTCACAAGCGATGCCAATTCTCGCTATTTACCCCCTAGCGCGACATGCGAATTCAGGGAACCGGAGTCGGAACCAGAAGAAAACCATGAATTAATAATTCCTAGTTCCGATTCCGATGAAAACAATATGTCCTTCAGCGAGTCCGAATTCAATTCGGAAGACCAACTTCAGGTCGATAAGGGAACGACAAGAAGCCCAATGTCACGCTTTTCTTCCGGTTATTTTTCTCCCGATTTCACCAGTAAGTCGATGCTTCCTTCATTCGACTATCCCCGAGACTTACCTGGTAGTGCTTTCCATTCTTCAAATTCCCAATCTTCGAACCCCGAATCCCTAAGGAAGCAAACTCGGACTTTTAAGATCCGACGGAAAAAGGCCAACAACAATCTTCAAGCGGAACCCACGGCCAAAGAACTGTGCACGAAAATAACTTCGATTTTGGAACctacattttcattaaaaaatcccCGTTCCGGACGCACACCTGGAACCCACCAAAAGGTATTTTCCttcaataaaaagaaaaac